Genomic segment of Desulfobulbaceae bacterium:
TGATCCCCAAGGCGGACGGCAGTATGCGGCCGCTGGGGATACCGACGATCCGCGACCGGGTAGCGCAAATGGCAGTCAAACTCGTCATCGAACCGATTTTCGAAGCGGACTTCTGCGACCACTCGTACGGATTCCGCCCCAAGAGATCGGCCCACGATGCCGTGGACGACATCGCCAACGCGCTATGGGCCGGGCACACCCAAGTCATCGATGCCGACCTGTCGAAATATTTCGACAGCATCCCCCATGCCAAGCTGATGGCCGTCATCGCTGAACGCATTGTCGATGGGGGCATCCTTGCCCTCCTGAAGCAATGGCTGAAGGCCCCGGTCATTGGCGAGGACGCCCAAGGGAAGCGTAAGACGGTCGGGGGCGGCAAGGCCAACAAACGAGGCACACCGCAAGGTGGAGTCATCTCGCCGCTGTTGTCCAATGCCTATCTGCACATCCTGGATCGTATCTGGGAACGCAAACGGCTGAAATCGAAGCTTGGCGCACACATCGTCCGTTATGCGGACGATTTTGTGGTG
This window contains:
- the ltrA gene encoding group II intron reverse transcriptase/maturase, translating into IPKADGSMRPLGIPTIRDRVAQMAVKLVIEPIFEADFCDHSYGFRPKRSAHDAVDDIANALWAGHTQVIDADLSKYFDSIPHAKLMAVIAERIVDGGILALLKQWLKAPVIGEDAQGKRKTVGGGKANKRGTPQGGVISPLLSNAYLHILDRIWERKRLKSKLGAHIVRYADDFVVLCRKGVDEPLKVVRHVLDRLGLTLNETKTHVVDAKEASFDFLGFTIQMSRGAKTGKPYPNVRPSDKAVKKIKARLTELTQRELTCIPLENVVGNVNRSLRGWVNYFHYRNSSLAMSKVKNHAEERLRTHLQKRHKVKDRGTAYKRFQNASLYERYGLYKPPTEAGWKSAHASV